The window TGGGATTCATCCTGCCACAAGGGACCGCCCGGCAGCCGATGATGCCGCCCGGGCCCCAGTGCATGAATCCCTGCTCAAGAGGGCAGGAAACGTGGGGGATGGGGCTGGTCCAGTGGGCTGTCATCGAGACGTGGCACAGACCTGTGGGGTTATGGCGGTCTCTTCCTCATTGTTCGGGAGAGCCAGTGGTCGCTACGCGGTCTGGAATGGGCCAAGGGAGCGTCCCTGTGCCGCTTTCTCCACCAAGGTCTCCGACTTGTGACCTCGGTAGAGCAACGGCCGCGCGGTGCTCGAAAGCCGCAGTGGGCCGCACAATCGCCCACGTTTCACGCCAGCTGCAACAGGTGGCCTACGGCCCTCGCCTCCACGCACAAGTAAGCCGCCGGCCCAGAGTGATCTGAAGCCGGCCGTTAAGGTTGTGTGTCTAAAAGGTTTTCAGCCTTGCGACTCGCGGGCGGCCAGGGTCACAATCGCTTCCAGGGCCACGCGCACCATCCGGTCCACCCCGGCGGCCAGCACGTCGTCGGGCACCAGCTGGGGGTCGCCAATGTCGTTGCTGCAGGCGGTCAGGCACGCCGCGCGCAGGCCGCGCTGGGCGGCCACCAGGAAGATGGCGCTGGCTTCCATCTCAAAGCCCAGCACGCCTCGCCCCGCCCACAGCCGCGCGTGTTCTGGCGTGCTGGCGTAGAACGCGTCCTCGGTCATGATCAGGCCCACGTGGTGCGGGGCCCCCTGCGCGCGGGCGGCCTGCACCGCCGCCTCATTGACCTCAAAGCTGGCGGCCGGGGCGTAAGGGGCGCCCCCCAGCAGCTGACGGGTGGTGCCGTCGTTGGGCACGGCGGCCGTGGCGATCACCAGGTCGCCGGGGGCCACGCTGGGGGTGGCGCCGCCCAGGGTGCCCACCCGGATCAGGGTGCGGGCGCCCAGGCGCGCCAGTTCCTCGGCCACGATGGCGGCGCTGGGACAGCCCATCCCGGTGGTCTGCACGCTGACCGGCACGCCCTGGTAAGTGCCGGTAAAGCCCAGCAGCTGGCGGTGAGAGGTGTACTCCCGTACGCCCTCCAGATAGGTCTGGGCAATGTGACGCGCCCGGTTCGGGTCACCGGGCAGTAGAACAAACGGGGCCACGTCGCCGGGCACGCCTCGCACGTGAATCTGACTCATGCGGCGAGTATAGGGAGAATCACACCCACACCAGACTTCATGAGAATCCACCTGACCCCCCGTCCAGCTGAGCTCGAATCCCATCCATACGGGGTTCGTGCAACAGGCAACGCCTCTCATAGATGTCAATGGTTACGGAGCCGACAGCTTTCTCATGAAGGAGACCATTTTGGTCCTCGTGCTGGGCAAGTCTGGGCTCATCACCTCGTGTGCATTCTCACAATGCGCTCCATCTAAAGATGGGGATCAGGTGGCGCTCATCTGGCGGCCGGTCAGCGGCAGCTCTCTGGCGCCCAGTTCACAAAGGGCTCACAGCCCCTGCCTACGGTGAACCCAGGAAGACAGGTCACGTTCTGAGTTGCCGACCTGCCTTTGAGCACCCAAGGAGACCCCCCATGCACAAATCGTTGATCCTCGCGTCCACCCTGGCCCTGAGCCTCGGCGCTGCCAGCGCCCAGACCGCCCCCGCTACCTCTGCGCCCGCCCAGGTCACCCTGAGCGACGTGCCTGCCGGTCACTGGGCCAAGGACGCCGTGGACCGCATTGTGCAGTGCGGTCTGATTCAGGGTTTCCCCGATGGCACCTTCCGTGGCAATGAGAACCTTACGCGCTACCAGGCCGCGCTGATCTTCTACCGCGCCCTGCAGGCCGGCGCCCTGGCCAACTGCGGCTTTAACGCGGGCGACATGACCGCCATCGCCAACGGCATGCAGGAAGTCAGCACGGAGCTGGCTGCTATCGCCACCCGCGTCACCGACCTGGAGCGCCTGAGCGCCGAGCAGCAGGCCCGCATTGACGCGCTGGAAGCCCGCATCAACGGCCTGGGCACCGGCACGGGCGCCGCCTCGGCCGATGTGGCCGCGCTGCAGGCCCGCATTGACGCGCTGGAAGCCGCCATCCGCAACATTCCTGCCGGCCCCGCCGGCCCGGCGGGCCCCGCTGGTCCTCAAGGCCCGGCCGGTCCCCAGGGTCCTGCCGGCCCGGCGGGCCCCGCCGGCACTAGCGCCAGCGGCACGGTGACCACCACCCCCACCACGCCCCCCACCACCGTGGTGATCGGCGAGCCCACCCCCACCGAAGTGGCTCCTAGCCGTGGCCTGTACGCCGGGATCGCCTTCGGCGCCAAGTCGGCCGGCGCCGGCTCCGAGTGCCTGTCGCTGGGCAGCGGTGCCAACCGCACCCGCGTGAACTACTGCTATACCGGCACGGCGATGGTGGGCTCCAGCAACGTGATTGGCCCCATCGGCGCCCGCGCCGCTGTGGAATACACCCCGGCCTTCAACGCCATCAGCGCCGATGTGAATGCCACCTACGAGATCAACACGGGCGCTGGCCTGACCCCTTACGTGGGCGCCGGTCTGGGTCTGACCAGCGGTTACGTGCGTGGCTCGGAAACGGCGAGCGCCACCGACGTCTACGCCAACGTGTTGCTGGGCGCCGACTACCGCGTGACCGACAGCATCTCGGTGTTCGTGGAAGGCAATGGCCGCTACTACTTCAGCAACAAGGGCGCGGCCACGGGCCTGCCCAGCACCTCCACCAACGGTGGCTTCAACGGCGGCGTCAAGGCCGGCCTGAAGTTCTACTTCTAACCCCACCGTCAACAAGGGCCCTCCCGTGCGGAGGGCTCTTTTTTTCGGCCCAGGGCGGGCTACACTGGAGGGATGCGCCTCGTTTCCTTTCTTCAGGTGCTGTTCCTGCTGGGCCTGCTGGCCTACCTGGCGCTGGTGACCCTGGAAAACCCTGGACTGGTGCGCCTGCCGCTGCCGCTGGGGAGCGGCGAGTTCACCCTGTCGGTGGGGGCTGGGGTCACGGTCTTTTTGCTACTAGGGGCCGCGTTCATGGGCCTGCTGCTCTTGCCTGGGCTGTGGAGCGAGCGCCGTCGCCGGGGCCACGAGGCCCGGCTACGCCGTGAGGCTGAAGCGCGCCTGACCGCCACCCTGCAGGCCCGCTTGGGCGCCGCCGCCCTGTCCGAGGCCCCGCGAGAGGGCGGGGCGTGAGCGCACTCCGGGGGACCGCCGCCCAGCCGCAGTGGGTGTTGGCGGTGCCCAGCAGCCGCGCCCACCTGCTAGACACCATGCGCACCTGGGGCGTGGCCCCCCCGCTGGCCCAGGCACTGGCAGGCCGTGGTTTAAGCCCGGCGTTGCTGGCCCCGCCCCTGACCCTGACTCCCAATCCGGCTCTGCGCGAAGCAGCGGTGCGGATCGCGGCGGCCATCCGGGCGGGCCAGCGCATCCGCATTCACGGCGACTACGATGCCGACGGCGTGAGCGCCACCGCCGTGCTGGTCCTGGGCCTGCGTGAACTGGGCGCCGAGGTGCATGGGTTCATCCCGCACCGCCTGAACGAGGGCTACGGCCTGCACCCGGACAAGGTGGAGGAGCACGCCGCCGCCTGCGACCTGCTGGTGACGGTGGACTGTGGCGTGACCAACCACGCCGAGGTGCGCGCCCTGCTGGACCGGGGCACCGAGGTGATCGTGACCGACCACCACGCCCCCGGCGAGCAGTTTCCTGAGGCCCTGGTGGTTCACCCTCACCTCACCCACGGCTACGACGGCGGGCTGCACAACCTGACAGGCGCCGGCGTGGCCTACCACCTGCTCTGGGCGGTGCGCGAGGCCCTGGGCCTGGGCGAGCCCCGGCATCTCAGCCCGCTGGCCACCCTGGGCACCATTGCCGACGTGGCCCCCCTGATCGGCGAGAACCGCGCGCTGGTGCAAGCGGGCCTGGCCGAACTGGCGCGCACCGAACTGCCAGGGCTGCGGGCGCTGCTCGAGACGGGGCGCGTGGCCCGCCCCGGTGCGCGCGACGTGGCTTTTGTGCTGGCCCCCCGCATCAACGCGGCCGGCCGGCTGGGCGAAGCTGATATTGCCCTGGAACTGCTCACGACCAGCAGCGCCCACGACGCCCGGCGTCTGGCGGAATACCTGGAAATCCGCAACCTGGAGCGGCGCAAGCTGCAAGACGAGATGTTCGCCCAGTCCCTGACACTGGTGGATCCCAGCGACCCAGCCCTGGTGGTCACGCACCCCGACTGGCACGCGGGCGTGATGGGTATCGTGGCCAGCAAGCTGCTGGACACCTACCACAAGCCGGTGTACATCGTGGCGCAGGGCAAGGGCTCGGTACGCAGCACGCCGGGCATCAGCGCGGTGGGGGGCCTGAAATTCAGCGGCGACCTGCTGCGGCGCTACGGGGGCCACCCGGGAGCGGCGGGTTTTGCGATGGACGAGACGCACTTTGCGGCCTTCCGGGACCGGGTGCACGACTACGTGCGCCAGTTCCCCGCCCCCGTGCCGCGCGTGCGGCTGGACGCCGCGCTGCCGGCGCTGGGGGCGACCCAGGATCTGCTGGACCAGACGGCTGCGTTCGAGCCGTTTGGTGAGGGGCACCCGCTGCCCTTGTGGCACCTGCGCGACACCCTGACCGAGACGCGGCTGGTGGGCAAGCGCGGCGACAGCCTGCAGTTCAAGGTGGCGGGTCTGCGCGGCGTGAAGTTTGGCGAGACGGACGCTGCTGGCGGCGAGCGGGACCTTGCCGCCCACCTAACCGGCAGCGAGTGGCGCGGGCAGCGGCGGGTGGAAGTTCAGGGGCAGGCGCTGCGCCTGCCCGGCCCAGTGGCGCTGGACGGCCCGCCCCCCGCTTTTCCCCTGCCCCGGCTGGACCCGCGTGTGGCCCTGGCCCACCTGCGCTCCGGCGCTGCCGCCTACGCGGTGGGGGCCGTGGCCGACTATCTGCGCGACAACATGCCAGGCCTGACCCTGGTGCGGCCCGGCCAGGGCCATCCCGGCGGCGAACTGATCCTGTACACCCTGCCCGCCGAGGACGACCTGCGCCGCTGGATTCTGGGCGGTCGCGTGGCCTTCGCCTTTGGGCCCAAGACCCTGGCGGACCTGGAAGGCGCCCTGACCCGGCAGCACCTGCTGGCGCCCCCCACCAACCCCCTGCGCGAACTGGTCCCCGGCGCGGCGGCGCCGCAGTTAGAGGCCGCCGCCGATGCCTACCGCCGCTGGCAGTGGGCCCACCACTGGCGCGTGCTGGACGATGGGGGATGGGCCGCCAGCGTGCTGGCCATGCTGGGGCTGGCACAGGGAGAGCCGCAGCCAGAACTGGCGCTGGGGTGAAAAGGGCCATGAGCTCTGGGCTATGGGCCATGAGCAAGAAATGCGCTTATGGCTCCAAGGTGTGATAGGGATTGCGGTTCACCAGTTCTTCTATCACTGATGAACACGACCGGAGGGAGAAAGAAAAACGGTGACGGATAGGCGTGACAGCACTGAAGCGACGCGGAGGGGCTATAACGGGTGATCTGGAATCCGTATGACCCGTCAGTGGGGCTGAACAGCGGTGGGCTCATAGATCAGCGGCTGTCCACCCCCTGGCACTGCTAGAACGCCCCTCCCTCATGGCCCAGAGCTCAGAGCCCCTCCGCCACCTGCCGCGCCAGGGCCCAGCCGCTCAGCAGCGCCGCTTCTGCGCGCGGGCCGTGGGCATCCGGGGTGAACCAGTCGCCGCACCAGCCCAGGCCCAGGGCCGCGTCCCAGTGGCAGGGAGCGGGGGCGAGTTGGGTGGGGGTGGCAAAGCGCCAGCGGTGGGCAAAGGCCGCACGCGTGGGCAGGGCTTCGCCCAGGGCCTCCTCGGCAGCGGCCAGCAGCCGGGCGCAGACTTCTTCGGGCGGGGCGTCCAGATGGGCACGCGTCCAGTCGGCGTTCGCCTGCAGAGTCAGGGCTGGGGGGTGGCCGTGCGGACGCTTGGTGTGCTCCAGGGCCACCCACTCCAGCGGCCCGCCCGTCAGGCGGGTGGCGGGGTGGGGCCACTGGGGGGCACCGGTTAACACCGCGCCCACCGCCCAGGACGGCGCGTAGCCCACGCGGCTGGCGGCCTGGATGGCACCTTCACTGGCCGAGTCACGCAGGGTCTCGCCCAGCATCAGCGGGTCCAGCAGGGGCAGCAGTTGTGGGGCCGGCAGGTTCAGCACCAGCCGCCGGGTGGCCCAGGTCTGCCCGTCCTGGGCATGCACCTGCCAGTGGTCGCCGCGCCGCGCGAGGCTGGTGACCTGCACGCCAGTCTGAATGTCCAGCCCCCGGGCCAGCACGCGCCCCAGGGTGCTCATGCCCTCCGGGGGGGCGTAGCGGGGATGGGCATCCTGGGCCAAGTGCAGCCCGCGCCCGTCAAGGGTGGCCACCCCCCGGGTCCACACCGCGTTCCAGCCCTCGCGCACGCCGCCTTCGGCCAGGGCCACGGTGCGCGGGTGCCGGGCCGTGAAAAAGCGCGCGCCGTGGTCCAGCCGCGCGGTGGTCCCGTCTGGCAGGGCAACCCGCCGGGTGGCCGCCCGGCCCGAAACCCCCCGGCTCTTGTCCAGCACGGTGAGCGGCCCCCCGGCCTGTCCGGCGTCCCGCGCGAAGGCCAGCCCGGCCAGCCCGGCGCCCACCACCAGCCAGTCGTGCATGCTCAGAGCAGCGCCCGGTGGTCGGCCAGCAGGCAGCGGTCCTGCACCACGTCGATGCCGCGTGCGGCCAATTCGCGCGCCGCAGCGTCATCACGGATGCCCTGCTGCAGCCACACCACCCGGGGCAGGGGCGTCATAGACAGGATGTCTGCCAGATGCTCG of the Deinococcus aquaedulcis genome contains:
- a CDS encoding S-layer homology domain-containing protein, which translates into the protein MHKSLILASTLALSLGAASAQTAPATSAPAQVTLSDVPAGHWAKDAVDRIVQCGLIQGFPDGTFRGNENLTRYQAALIFYRALQAGALANCGFNAGDMTAIANGMQEVSTELAAIATRVTDLERLSAEQQARIDALEARINGLGTGTGAASADVAALQARIDALEAAIRNIPAGPAGPAGPAGPQGPAGPQGPAGPAGPAGTSASGTVTTTPTTPPTTVVIGEPTPTEVAPSRGLYAGIAFGAKSAGAGSECLSLGSGANRTRVNYCYTGTAMVGSSNVIGPIGARAAVEYTPAFNAISADVNATYEINTGAGLTPYVGAGLGLTSGYVRGSETASATDVYANVLLGADYRVTDSISVFVEGNGRYYFSNKGAATGLPSTSTNGGFNGGVKAGLKFYF
- a CDS encoding single-stranded-DNA-specific exonuclease RecJ, translated to MRTWGVAPPLAQALAGRGLSPALLAPPLTLTPNPALREAAVRIAAAIRAGQRIRIHGDYDADGVSATAVLVLGLRELGAEVHGFIPHRLNEGYGLHPDKVEEHAAACDLLVTVDCGVTNHAEVRALLDRGTEVIVTDHHAPGEQFPEALVVHPHLTHGYDGGLHNLTGAGVAYHLLWAVREALGLGEPRHLSPLATLGTIADVAPLIGENRALVQAGLAELARTELPGLRALLETGRVARPGARDVAFVLAPRINAAGRLGEADIALELLTTSSAHDARRLAEYLEIRNLERRKLQDEMFAQSLTLVDPSDPALVVTHPDWHAGVMGIVASKLLDTYHKPVYIVAQGKGSVRSTPGISAVGGLKFSGDLLRRYGGHPGAAGFAMDETHFAAFRDRVHDYVRQFPAPVPRVRLDAALPALGATQDLLDQTAAFEPFGEGHPLPLWHLRDTLTETRLVGKRGDSLQFKVAGLRGVKFGETDAAGGERDLAAHLTGSEWRGQRRVEVQGQALRLPGPVALDGPPPAFPLPRLDPRVALAHLRSGAAAYAVGAVADYLRDNMPGLTLVRPGQGHPGGELILYTLPAEDDLRRWILGGRVAFAFGPKTLADLEGALTRQHLLAPPTNPLRELVPGAAAPQLEAAADAYRRWQWAHHWRVLDDGGWAASVLAMLGLAQGEPQPELALG
- a CDS encoding phosphorylase family protein, with the protein product MSQIHVRGVPGDVAPFVLLPGDPNRARHIAQTYLEGVREYTSHRQLLGFTGTYQGVPVSVQTTGMGCPSAAIVAEELARLGARTLIRVGTLGGATPSVAPGDLVIATAAVPNDGTTRQLLGGAPYAPAASFEVNEAAVQAARAQGAPHHVGLIMTEDAFYASTPEHARLWAGRGVLGFEMEASAIFLVAAQRGLRAACLTACSNDIGDPQLVPDDVLAAGVDRMVRVALEAIVTLAARESQG
- a CDS encoding NAD(P)/FAD-dependent oxidoreductase produces the protein MHDWLVVGAGLAGLAFARDAGQAGGPLTVLDKSRGVSGRAATRRVALPDGTTARLDHGARFFTARHPRTVALAEGGVREGWNAVWTRGVATLDGRGLHLAQDAHPRYAPPEGMSTLGRVLARGLDIQTGVQVTSLARRGDHWQVHAQDGQTWATRRLVLNLPAPQLLPLLDPLMLGETLRDSASEGAIQAASRVGYAPSWAVGAVLTGAPQWPHPATRLTGGPLEWVALEHTKRPHGHPPALTLQANADWTRAHLDAPPEEVCARLLAAAEEALGEALPTRAAFAHRWRFATPTQLAPAPCHWDAALGLGWCGDWFTPDAHGPRAEAALLSGWALARQVAEGL